One segment of Takifugu rubripes chromosome 5, fTakRub1.2, whole genome shotgun sequence DNA contains the following:
- the cabp5b gene encoding calcium-binding protein 5b, protein MSIKQACIFLRGSSRRARVLTQEEIEELREAFVEFDKDKDGFITCKDLGNLMRTMGYMPTEMELIELSQNINMNLGGRVDFEDFTELMTPKLLAETAGMIGLKELKDAFREFDIDGDGSITSEELRYAMIKLLGEKANKTEIDAIVRDADSNGDGTVDFEEFVKMMSQQ, encoded by the exons ATGAGTATCAAACAAGCCTGCATATTTCTCAGAGGGAGCTCCAGAAGA GCCAGGGTTCTTACACAGGAAGAAATTGAAG AGCTGCGTGAAGCTTTTGTCGAGTTTGATAAAGACAAGGACGGTTTTATAACCTGCAAGGACCTGGGGAACCTGATGAGGACGATGGGTTACATGCCGACCGAAATGGAGCTCATAGAGCTGAGCCAGAACATCAACATGAACC TGGGTGGACGGGTGGATTTTGAGGATTTCACGGAGCTGATGACTCCCAAGCTTCTGGCTGAAACGGCGGGGATGATTGGGTTAAAGGAGCTGAAGGATGCATTCAGGGAG TTTGATATAGATGGAGACGGGTCTATCACCTCAGAGGAGCTGAGATATGCCATGATAAAGTTATTGGGGGAGAAAGCCAACAAAACCGAGATCGACGCGATTGTCAGAGATGCTGACAGCAACGGAGACGGGACAGTTGACTTCGAAG AGTTTGTGAAAATGATGTCGCAGCAGTGA